A region of Marnyiella aurantia DNA encodes the following proteins:
- a CDS encoding BaiN/RdsA family NAD(P)/FAD-dependent oxidoreductase produces the protein MDKKSVIIIGGGAAGFFCVANLDERKFQVKILEQNSDVLQKVKISGGGRCNVTHACFDPKELVGYYPRGNKELISVFHKFQPGDTMDWFEQRGVALKVEADNRIFPKSNSSQSIIDALLQTVNKKGFEILTKTVVQNIQQNEHGYEVSTTNGSFSADYIIYAPGSAPKSLKMIQQLGHKLVPAVPSLFTFNIKNELLKDLMGTSFPNAGIAIPSLKADESGPLLITHWGLSGPAVLKISAWKARELADCGYKTEIVVNFLGMDTEDAANILQTYRKENPKKTVGASKIFDVTTRFWHRVLWLSKVDLDKNISNLSSKDMESITGNLCANRMQVTGKSTYKDEFVTAGGVELKEINFKNMSSRILPDFYLAGEVLNIDGVTGGFNFQACWSEAWLIAQDLNSK, from the coding sequence ATGGATAAGAAATCAGTCATTATTATTGGAGGCGGTGCAGCCGGTTTTTTTTGTGTGGCTAATCTGGACGAAAGGAAATTTCAGGTTAAGATTCTGGAACAGAATTCAGATGTTTTGCAGAAGGTCAAGATCTCCGGTGGCGGCCGCTGCAATGTGACACATGCCTGCTTCGACCCAAAAGAACTTGTAGGTTATTATCCGCGCGGGAACAAGGAACTCATCAGTGTCTTTCACAAATTTCAGCCGGGCGATACCATGGATTGGTTTGAACAGCGGGGCGTTGCCCTGAAGGTTGAGGCTGATAACCGTATTTTTCCCAAAAGTAATTCTTCGCAGTCAATCATAGATGCACTTCTGCAGACCGTGAATAAAAAAGGTTTTGAGATTCTTACGAAAACCGTTGTGCAGAACATTCAGCAAAATGAGCATGGATATGAAGTATCCACCACCAACGGAAGTTTTTCTGCAGACTATATAATATACGCGCCGGGAAGTGCGCCAAAATCGCTGAAGATGATTCAGCAGTTGGGTCATAAACTGGTGCCGGCTGTTCCTTCGCTTTTTACTTTCAACATAAAAAATGAACTGCTGAAAGATCTCATGGGTACTAGTTTTCCCAATGCCGGAATTGCAATTCCGTCGCTTAAGGCCGATGAATCCGGACCGCTGCTCATTACGCACTGGGGACTTTCCGGACCGGCGGTCCTTAAGATTTCTGCGTGGAAAGCCAGGGAGCTTGCTGACTGCGGCTACAAAACCGAAATCGTGGTTAACTTCCTGGGTATGGACACCGAAGATGCAGCGAATATACTTCAGACTTACCGGAAGGAGAATCCTAAGAAAACAGTTGGTGCTTCAAAAATCTTTGATGTAACCACACGCTTCTGGCACCGTGTCCTATGGCTTTCCAAAGTAGATTTGGATAAGAACATCTCCAACCTTAGCAGTAAAGACATGGAAAGTATAACCGGAAACCTTTGCGCAAACAGGATGCAGGTCACAGGCAAATCTACCTATAAGGACGAGTTTGTAACGGCCGGTGGTGTAGAACTGAAGGAGATTAATTTCAAGAATATGTCCTCACGCATTCTGCCGGACTTTTATCTGGCCGGTGAAGTGCTGAATATTGACGGTGTGACGGGCGGATTTAACTTCCAGGCATGCTGGAGTGAGGCCTGGCTGATTGCTCAGGATCTGAACAGTAAGTAA
- a CDS encoding acyl-CoA thioesterase: MSVYHHKFEVRWSDIDANRHLANSSYVEYCAQTRMSFMSKNRMGLKELNRWGIGPVILHERYSFFKEILLDQQVYVSLEIDGFSEDGAIYQFLHKFYLPDGTHCATSEAFGVWIDMMLRKSTTPPDDILEVLTKYKSENHKIFTREDIKALPFRAENIDPALLSSI; the protein is encoded by the coding sequence ATGTCCGTATATCATCATAAATTTGAAGTCCGCTGGAGCGATATTGATGCCAACCGTCACCTCGCCAATTCGTCTTACGTAGAGTATTGCGCCCAAACCAGAATGTCCTTTATGTCTAAAAACAGAATGGGCCTGAAGGAGCTGAACCGGTGGGGAATAGGTCCCGTAATCCTACATGAAAGATATTCCTTTTTCAAAGAAATCCTGTTGGATCAGCAGGTTTATGTAAGTCTGGAGATTGACGGGTTTTCCGAAGACGGAGCCATTTACCAGTTCCTGCACAAATTTTATCTGCCGGATGGCACTCATTGCGCTACCTCGGAAGCTTTTGGTGTCTGGATTGACATGATGCTGAGAAAATCCACCACGCCACCGGATGATATCCTGGAGGTGCTGACGAAGTACAAATCCGAGAATCATAAAATATTCACGCGCGAAGACATCAAGGCACTACCTTTCCGTGCCGAAAACATTGATCCTGCTCTCTTAAGTTCCATCTAA
- the thiL gene encoding thiamine-phosphate kinase, producing MLEDKNPQLTPISQYGEFGLIKHLTENFSFRNESTEISIGDDAAVIDPQGQKVVITTDVLAEGVHFNLGYVPLKHLGYKAVAVNISDLAAMNATPTQILVSLAISNRFPVEALEEIYEGIALACERYKVDLVGGDTTSSTSGLVMSITAIGLEHSENLVGRTGAKAGDLLVVTGDLGGAYMGLQILEREHSVYLANPNMQPEMEGYDYILQRQLKPEARTDIKNTLKELGVQPTSMIDVSDGLSSEILHLSDQSKVGFRLYESKIPMDPLTMTTADELNLNPVMCALNGGEDFELLFTIPAADYDKIKNHPDFTIIGHVTPVEEGNYLVAAGSNELIALNAQGWDAFLNR from the coding sequence ATGCTAGAAGATAAAAATCCACAGTTAACGCCCATTTCACAGTACGGTGAATTCGGACTGATTAAACATCTGACCGAAAACTTTAGTTTCCGCAATGAATCTACAGAGATTTCAATTGGTGATGATGCTGCAGTGATCGACCCGCAAGGTCAGAAAGTGGTGATTACAACCGATGTTCTGGCAGAAGGCGTACATTTCAATCTGGGTTATGTTCCTTTGAAGCATTTGGGCTATAAGGCAGTAGCGGTAAACATCAGCGACCTGGCAGCCATGAATGCCACGCCTACACAGATACTGGTTTCACTGGCCATATCCAACCGTTTTCCGGTGGAAGCACTGGAAGAAATTTATGAAGGAATCGCGCTGGCCTGCGAACGCTATAAAGTAGATTTGGTGGGCGGCGATACTACAAGTTCCACGTCGGGTTTGGTGATGAGCATAACCGCGATTGGTCTGGAGCATTCTGAAAATCTGGTAGGCCGTACGGGTGCCAAAGCGGGCGATTTACTTGTCGTAACCGGTGATTTGGGCGGTGCCTATATGGGTTTACAGATCCTGGAGCGTGAACATTCCGTATATCTGGCCAATCCGAATATGCAGCCCGAGATGGAAGGCTACGATTATATCCTGCAAAGGCAGCTGAAACCGGAAGCCCGCACGGACATCAAGAATACCCTAAAGGAATTGGGCGTACAGCCAACTTCCATGATTGATGTCTCAGACGGACTTTCATCTGAAATCCTGCATCTTTCTGACCAAAGCAAGGTAGGTTTCAGGCTTTACGAGTCCAAAATACCGATGGATCCTTTAACAATGACCACCGCGGATGAACTCAACCTTAATCCGGTGATGTGCGCACTGAACGGTGGTGAAGATTTTGAGTTGCTGTTTACAATTCCGGCGGCTGATTATGACAAAATTAAGAATCATCCGGACTTTACCATTATCGGCCATGTAACTCCGGTGGAAGAAGGAAACTATCTGGTTGCGGCGGGAAGTAACGAACTGATTGCACTGAACGCCCAGGGCTGGGACGCATTTCTGAACAGATAA
- a CDS encoding CPBP family intramembrane glutamic endopeptidase: MKFAQSRETLRSGEGALSVVHMEKLYLQTAKKIDHLPQIDTIMFNNKKNNYLLKIGAGVFFCTSILYSLINYYDERLFESTDKIGDLDSVYSVIFFILLIAPVFEELVFRGYFLKNKIFIFIFYLGVALSIWMTGTYYSLILLLIIGLLEFGLKIKKHSRIMFFLNALLFSLVHYKISEFTNLYSIVPVFFQFSLGLILIWIAINYNLYKSMLFHFCINFFIIGSLIAALQFPDSNIEVIQHDETVLTFQKSPIFSSKNGITTNSEITSNGSTIREFANTAKVPKNNYSINDSLRFFRYNLKIKNTKGGKIESKEAENILRKAKLIE; encoded by the coding sequence ATGAAATTTGCTCAAAGTCGGGAGACTTTGCGCAGCGGGGAGGGGGCGCTATCGGTAGTTCACATGGAAAAACTATATTTACAAACTGCCAAAAAAATAGACCACTTACCCCAGATAGACACAATTATGTTTAATAACAAAAAGAATAATTATCTTCTAAAAATTGGTGCAGGAGTTTTTTTCTGCACCAGTATTTTATATTCTCTTATTAATTATTACGATGAAAGATTATTTGAAAGTACAGATAAGATTGGTGACCTAGACTCTGTTTATTCTGTAATATTCTTCATCTTATTAATAGCACCTGTATTTGAAGAATTGGTTTTCAGAGGATATTTTTTAAAAAATAAAATTTTTATTTTTATCTTTTATCTCGGAGTAGCATTATCTATCTGGATGACAGGAACTTATTATAGTTTGATTTTGCTTTTAATAATAGGCCTCTTAGAATTCGGCTTAAAAATAAAAAAACATTCTAGAATAATGTTTTTTTTAAATGCTTTATTATTTTCATTGGTTCATTATAAAATTTCGGAGTTTACAAACCTTTACAGTATAGTGCCAGTATTTTTTCAATTCAGCCTAGGATTAATATTGATTTGGATTGCGATTAACTATAACCTATATAAATCAATGCTTTTTCACTTTTGTATTAATTTTTTTATTATTGGAAGTCTTATTGCAGCTCTACAGTTTCCGGATTCCAATATAGAGGTTATACAACACGATGAAACTGTTTTAACCTTCCAAAAATCACCCATTTTTTCATCAAAAAATGGCATAACGACCAATTCTGAAATTACTTCAAATGGCAGTACAATAAGAGAGTTTGCAAACACAGCAAAAGTTCCTAAAAATAATTATTCAATTAATGATAGTTTGCGGTTTTTCAGGTATAATTTAAAGATAAAAAATACGAAAGGAGGTAAAATTGAAAGTAAAGAAGCAGAGAATATTCTAAGAAAAGCAAAATTAATTGAGTGA
- a CDS encoding GatB/YqeY domain-containing protein: MSLEHNITEAIKTAMREKDKVALDSLRAVKAQILLLKTEAKGAEVSEEQEIAILQRMIKQRKDSFEQFSAQGRTDLADVETAQMKVIEQFLPKQLSAEELETEIRSIIAETGAESMKDLGKVMGMASKKLAGKSDGKSISETVKKLLS; the protein is encoded by the coding sequence ATGAGTTTAGAACACAACATTACAGAAGCCATAAAGACCGCAATGCGCGAAAAGGACAAAGTAGCCCTGGACTCCCTGCGCGCCGTAAAAGCGCAGATCTTACTGCTGAAAACCGAGGCAAAAGGTGCTGAGGTTTCAGAAGAGCAGGAAATTGCTATCCTCCAGCGTATGATTAAGCAGCGGAAAGACTCTTTCGAACAGTTCTCAGCGCAGGGCCGTACGGACCTTGCTGACGTTGAAACTGCGCAGATGAAGGTTATTGAACAGTTTCTGCCAAAACAGCTTTCGGCTGAAGAACTGGAGACGGAGATCCGCAGTATCATTGCCGAAACTGGTGCTGAATCCATGAAGGATTTGGGAAAAGTAATGGGAATGGCCTCCAAAAAACTTGCCGGCAAATCTGACGGTAAGAGTATTTCAGAAACGGTGAAGAAGCTGCTTTCCTAA